The following are from one region of the Orenia metallireducens genome:
- a CDS encoding PstS family phosphate ABC transporter substrate-binding protein, with protein MFNRKGIALSLVLLLAVGVLFTVTGKVDAWWIFGGKDKKEENAYIQIKGSDTIVNLAQTLAEKYMEENPNVSIAVTGGGSGTGIKALINGEVDIADASRVMKDKEIQMAEDNGVEIYRVVLAMDGLSVVVNEDNPVKNLSMEDLGAIFRGEITNWKEVGGSDTPITLYGRQNSSGTFVYFRDAVLKGEYSDKMNRMNGNAQIVEAVKADKGAIGYVGIGYAAKDGKEVAGLNVMNINGSTPLDPKNVKNGSYPLARPLNQYINGKPAGAILEFLKYELSAKGEALAIEEGFYPVTPEFQKVNKETIN; from the coding sequence ATGTTTAACAGAAAAGGTATTGCTTTATCTTTAGTATTACTTTTAGCAGTTGGAGTATTATTTACTGTAACAGGAAAGGTAGATGCTTGGTGGATTTTTGGAGGTAAAGACAAAAAAGAAGAGAACGCTTATATCCAAATTAAAGGCTCTGATACAATTGTAAACTTAGCTCAAACATTGGCTGAAAAATATATGGAAGAAAACCCTAATGTCTCTATTGCAGTAACTGGTGGAGGATCTGGTACTGGTATCAAAGCACTAATTAATGGAGAGGTTGATATTGCTGATGCTTCTCGTGTAATGAAGGATAAAGAGATTCAAATGGCTGAAGATAATGGTGTAGAGATTTATAGAGTTGTATTAGCTATGGATGGATTAAGTGTTGTTGTAAATGAGGACAATCCTGTAAAGAACTTAAGCATGGAAGATTTAGGTGCTATCTTTAGAGGAGAGATCACTAACTGGAAAGAGGTTGGTGGATCTGATACTCCAATTACATTATACGGACGTCAAAACAGTTCAGGTACTTTCGTTTACTTCCGTGATGCGGTATTAAAAGGTGAGTATTCTGATAAGATGAACAGAATGAATGGTAATGCTCAAATCGTTGAAGCTGTTAAGGCTGATAAAGGTGCTATCGGTTATGTAGGAATCGGTTATGCTGCTAAAGATGGTAAAGAAGTAGCAGGATTAAATGTAATGAATATTAATGGATCTACTCCATTAGATCCTAAGAATGTTAAGAATGGTTCTTATCCATTAGCTAGACCATTAAATCAATATATCAATGGTAAGCCAGCTGGAGCTATCTTAGAGTTCTTAAAATATGAGTTAAGTGCAAAAGGAGAGGCTTTAGCTATCGAAGAAGGTTTCTATCCTGTAACCCCTGAATTCCAAAAAGTTAATAAAGAGACTATTAACTAA
- a CDS encoding methyl-accepting chemotaxis protein: protein MNIFIKDKMSIFVDFLNRIIRISSVKDKFNNLKFRYKLLIGFSAVILVFLLGSMINLLFLNSINDDTTVVKESGDNMYYVLKLATLIRAKYIDAVDLSNNNDKAIHRFEKHEREFQKIAGELTEIITDKRPKMLLIELIKQNNEFNRIFTEELIPVYNIKNGRDVPEYNGIVNFQVPMIAIINTRDDLIYASNVLNKIFTDRRIKAVNDLGEHIKSSYTSSIISVVFTIIVSLLIVTILENNLVKTLQKLVDYSRELASGNLKVEKLKINTGDQIEELARSFNTMIDNLYDLLTNISDTSNQVAGFSQELSSLSLEADSTIHSASSIISDMSEGVKQVSNSSHEVMELSYNVVDITKSGYNKIKASIEQITKIQKTVDNVAQVIDRFNQKSNKIGKITDLIDRIADQTNLLALNASIEAARAGEAGKGFAVVADEIRNLSKETSEATKNIDNLIREIQKQSKEAINAIQKGKDESQIGERVIKEAGESFDGVNAAITDTVANIEETTASTEQLAAGSQEVLKVTEEVKAISKEVTMEAEKLSVMADNLNSLLHNFNL, encoded by the coding sequence ATGAATATATTTATTAAAGATAAGATGTCAATATTCGTTGATTTCTTAAATAGAATTATAAGGATAAGTAGTGTTAAGGATAAATTTAATAATTTAAAATTTAGATATAAATTACTTATAGGATTTTCAGCAGTAATTTTAGTGTTTTTATTAGGTTCAATGATTAATTTATTATTCTTAAACAGTATTAATGATGATACTACAGTAGTTAAGGAATCTGGAGATAATATGTATTATGTCTTAAAATTAGCTACTTTAATTAGGGCTAAATATATAGATGCTGTTGATTTATCTAATAATAATGATAAAGCAATCCATCGTTTTGAAAAGCATGAAAGAGAGTTTCAAAAGATAGCTGGTGAGCTAACTGAAATTATCACTGATAAGAGACCGAAAATGCTCTTAATAGAATTAATTAAACAGAATAATGAGTTTAATAGGATATTTACTGAGGAACTAATTCCAGTTTATAATATTAAAAATGGAAGAGATGTTCCAGAATATAATGGGATTGTTAATTTTCAAGTGCCGATGATTGCTATAATTAATACTAGGGATGATTTAATTTATGCTAGTAATGTATTAAATAAAATTTTTACTGATAGACGGATAAAAGCAGTAAATGATTTAGGAGAACATATAAAGTCTAGTTATACTTCTTCTATAATATCAGTTGTTTTTACAATTATAGTTTCTTTGCTAATTGTTACTATATTAGAGAATAATTTAGTTAAGACCTTACAGAAACTAGTTGATTATAGTAGAGAATTAGCAAGCGGTAATTTGAAGGTTGAGAAATTAAAGATTAATACAGGTGACCAGATTGAAGAGTTGGCAAGAAGTTTTAATACCATGATAGATAACTTATATGATTTACTTACCAACATTTCTGATACAAGTAATCAAGTGGCAGGATTTAGCCAGGAGTTATCCTCTTTATCATTAGAAGCTGATTCTACTATTCATTCTGCCTCATCAATAATTAGCGATATGTCTGAAGGAGTAAAACAAGTAAGTAATAGTAGCCATGAAGTTATGGAATTGTCTTATAATGTAGTAGATATAACAAAGAGCGGATACAATAAGATTAAGGCTTCAATTGAGCAAATTACAAAAATTCAAAAGACGGTAGATAATGTCGCACAAGTAATAGATAGATTTAATCAAAAGTCCAATAAAATTGGTAAGATTACTGATTTAATCGATAGAATTGCAGATCAAACCAATTTATTAGCCTTAAATGCTTCAATAGAAGCAGCAAGAGCAGGTGAGGCTGGTAAAGGTTTTGCTGTTGTGGCTGATGAGATTAGAAATTTATCAAAAGAGACTTCTGAGGCTACTAAGAATATTGATAACTTAATTAGAGAGATTCAAAAGCAGTCAAAAGAAGCAATTAATGCTATACAAAAAGGTAAAGATGAGAGCCAAATAGGGGAGCGGGTTATTAAAGAAGCAGGAGAGTCTTTTGATGGTGTAAATGCTGCTATTACAGATACAGTAGCAAATATTGAAGAGACTACAGCATCTACAGAACAGCTAGCAGCAGGAAGCCAGGAGGTTTTGAAAGTAACAGAGGAAGTAAAAGCTATCTCTAAGGAGGTTACTATGGAGGCTGAGAAGTTATCAGTTATGGCAGATAACTTAAATAGCTTATTACATAACTTTAATTTATAA
- a CDS encoding PstS family phosphate ABC transporter substrate-binding protein — MSKKVYGLIFLVLITLVFLVGCGRAPEGQNEEQEGAYIQIKGSDTSVNLSQMWAEEYMSKNEEVSISVTGGGSGTGIAAIINNKVDIANSSRDIKDSEKKQAEDNGIKIVEIAVAMDGLSVITNANNPVKDLTVEEIGKIFRGEITNWKEVGGPNLAINTYGRQSNSGTYVYFRDEVLNGDYTANMKRMNGNAQLVEAVKADESGIGYVGIGYVVKGEKVVKGINILDVNGASPLKAENVKTGAYPLARPLYQYTNGKPTGAVLELIKYELSDEGQELAVREGFYPVTEEYSRRNNENLGQ; from the coding sequence ATGTCGAAAAAAGTATATGGATTAATCTTTTTAGTTTTAATCACTCTTGTGTTTTTAGTAGGATGTGGACGGGCTCCAGAGGGACAGAATGAAGAGCAAGAAGGAGCTTATATTCAAATTAAAGGCTCTGATACTAGTGTAAACTTATCACAGATGTGGGCAGAAGAATATATGTCTAAGAATGAAGAGGTGTCAATCTCTGTAACTGGTGGTGGTTCAGGTACAGGTATTGCGGCTATAATTAATAATAAGGTTGATATTGCTAATTCTTCTCGAGATATTAAGGATTCAGAGAAGAAGCAAGCAGAAGATAATGGTATTAAAATTGTAGAGATAGCAGTAGCAATGGATGGTTTGAGTGTAATTACTAACGCTAATAATCCTGTAAAGGATTTAACTGTAGAAGAGATAGGTAAGATATTTAGAGGAGAAATTACTAATTGGAAAGAGGTTGGTGGTCCTAATTTAGCTATAAATACATATGGACGTCAGAGTAATTCTGGGACTTATGTTTACTTCAGAGATGAAGTCTTAAATGGGGATTACACTGCTAATATGAAGAGAATGAATGGAAATGCTCAGCTGGTAGAGGCGGTTAAAGCTGATGAAAGTGGAATTGGTTATGTAGGAATTGGTTATGTAGTAAAAGGTGAAAAGGTAGTGAAAGGGATTAATATATTAGATGTTAATGGTGCTAGCCCATTAAAAGCTGAAAATGTTAAGACAGGGGCTTACCCATTAGCAAGACCATTATATCAATACACTAATGGTAAGCCAACAGGAGCAGTACTAGAGCTTATTAAATATGAGTTAAGTGATGAAGGACAAGAACTTGCAGTAAGAGAAGGTTTTTATCCTGTAACTGAAGAGTATTCAAGGCGAAATAATGAGAATTTGGGACAATAG
- the pstC gene encoding phosphate ABC transporter permease subunit PstC, which yields MKRRSSFSRFKEKMIEKFFLLNGLLVVFILVGIFYLLLNESLPTFQEVSIVEFFSSTIWNPTGYHQQSYGIVSLVFSTIVVTVGSLIFSVPLGIACAAYLSEIAPPKAREVLKPTIEILAGIPSVVIGFLGIVLIGPMIARLFNLPNGLNVINGSVLLGIMALPTIISISEDAINAVPDDYKKASLALGATEWQTLVKVTIPAALSGIIAAVMLGMGRAIGETMAVLMATGNAPAFPKSIFSAVRTLTATIGIELGEVAYNTTHYYSLFAVGLVLFVMTFLINIVSDWVLNKYEEAE from the coding sequence TTGAAGAGAAGAAGTAGTTTTTCTAGATTTAAGGAAAAGATGATTGAAAAATTTTTCTTACTAAATGGCTTATTAGTTGTTTTCATTTTAGTTGGTATATTCTATTTATTATTGAACGAGAGTTTACCAACTTTTCAGGAAGTAAGTATAGTTGAGTTTTTTAGCAGTACTATTTGGAATCCGACTGGTTATCATCAGCAGAGTTATGGGATTGTTTCATTAGTATTTAGTACTATTGTTGTAACAGTTGGCTCATTAATATTTTCAGTACCTCTAGGAATAGCATGTGCAGCTTACTTATCTGAAATTGCACCACCTAAAGCTAGAGAAGTATTAAAACCAACTATTGAAATTTTGGCCGGAATTCCTTCGGTAGTTATTGGGTTTTTAGGTATAGTATTGATTGGACCGATGATTGCTCGGTTATTTAATTTACCTAATGGCTTAAATGTAATTAATGGATCTGTATTATTAGGGATTATGGCTTTACCAACGATTATTAGTATCTCTGAGGATGCAATAAATGCAGTCCCTGATGACTATAAGAAAGCCTCTTTGGCTTTAGGGGCTACTGAGTGGCAAACATTAGTCAAGGTGACTATTCCTGCTGCTTTATCTGGAATTATTGCGGCTGTAATGTTGGGGATGGGAAGAGCAATTGGAGAGACTATGGCTGTATTAATGGCTACTGGTAATGCCCCTGCGTTCCCTAAGAGTATCTTTTCTGCAGTAAGAACATTGACTGCAACAATTGGTATAGAATTGGGAGAGGTTGCTTATAACACAACCCATTATTACTCATTATTTGCAGTGGGCTTAGTATTATTTGTTATGACCTTCTTGATTAATATAGTATCTGATTGGGTATTAAACAAGTATGAGGAGGCAGAATAA
- the pstA gene encoding phosphate ABC transporter permease PstA — MFSRDVQQKIGFGFLRLSALFVLFILVVILYDIISKGIGVINWEFLTTAPTHGMTKGGIFPAIVGTFSVTVITALLAVPLGMFAAIYLNEYAKQGRVTRIIRMSIRNLAGVPSIVFGLFGLALFVQILGFGTSILSAGLTLGLMTLPVTITASEEALKTIPNSYRNGSLALGVTKWYAIRTNVLPYAIPGMLTGTILGLSRAAGETAPILFTGAAFFLPFLPDSPFSQFMALPYHLYVMSTQHHDIAKVRPLAYGTALVLIALVLSMNMIAILLRYWLRKKAKR; from the coding sequence ATGTTTTCTAGAGATGTTCAACAGAAGATAGGTTTTGGTTTCTTGAGATTATCAGCATTGTTTGTGTTATTTATTTTGGTAGTTATTCTTTATGATATTATTAGTAAAGGTATTGGGGTAATTAATTGGGAGTTCTTAACTACAGCACCTACCCATGGTATGACAAAAGGGGGTATCTTTCCTGCTATAGTAGGAACTTTTTCTGTTACAGTTATTACTGCTTTATTAGCAGTTCCTTTGGGTATGTTTGCGGCTATTTACTTAAATGAGTATGCTAAACAGGGAAGAGTTACTAGAATAATTAGAATGTCTATTAGAAACTTAGCAGGGGTACCATCTATTGTATTTGGTCTTTTTGGATTGGCTTTATTTGTACAGATTTTAGGTTTTGGAACTTCTATCCTATCTGCTGGTTTGACTTTAGGTTTGATGACTTTACCTGTTACTATTACAGCAAGTGAAGAGGCTTTAAAGACGATACCTAATAGCTATCGAAATGGATCTTTAGCTTTGGGAGTGACTAAGTGGTATGCAATTAGAACAAATGTATTGCCCTATGCAATTCCTGGGATGTTAACAGGAACCATCTTAGGTCTATCAAGAGCGGCAGGAGAAACGGCACCTATTCTCTTTACAGGGGCAGCCTTCTTCTTACCCTTCTTACCAGATTCACCCTTTAGTCAATTTATGGCCTTACCTTATCACCTTTATGTAATGTCAACTCAACATCATGATATAGCTAAGGTTAGACCATTAGCTTACGGAACAGCTTTGGTATTGATTGCTTTAGTTTTATCTATGAATATGATTGCAATTTTATTAAGGTATTGGTTACGTAAGAAAGCAAAAAGATAA
- the pstB gene encoding phosphate ABC transporter ATP-binding protein PstB: protein MAKNTMEVRDLDFYYGDFHALHNISLEMPANKVTSFIGPSGCGKSTFLRTLNRMNDLIEGTRVDGEVLIDGKNIYGEGIDIVDLRKRVGMVFQHPNPFPKSIYDNVAYGPRAHGLKDKQKLDQIVEDSLKSAALWDEVKDKLDSSAMGISGGQKQRLCIARALAVNPEILLMDEPTSALDPIATAKIEDLIENLKKDYTIVIVTHSMQQAARISDYTAFFYMGDLIEHGATEKIFEKPENQKTEDYITGRFG from the coding sequence ATGGCTAAGAATACTATGGAAGTAAGAGATTTAGATTTTTATTATGGAGATTTTCATGCACTTCATAATATCTCATTAGAGATGCCTGCTAATAAAGTTACATCTTTTATTGGACCATCTGGATGTGGAAAATCTACGTTTCTTAGAACTTTAAATAGAATGAATGATTTAATTGAAGGAACAAGGGTAGATGGAGAGGTCTTAATTGATGGTAAGAATATATATGGTGAAGGGATTGATATCGTCGATTTACGTAAAAGAGTAGGGATGGTATTCCAACACCCTAATCCTTTCCCTAAATCTATCTATGATAATGTAGCTTATGGTCCTAGAGCTCATGGCTTAAAGGATAAGCAGAAGCTAGATCAAATTGTAGAAGATAGTTTAAAATCAGCTGCTTTATGGGATGAGGTCAAAGATAAGTTGGATTCATCGGCAATGGGGATTTCAGGGGGGCAGAAGCAGAGATTATGTATTGCTAGAGCTTTAGCTGTAAATCCAGAGATATTGTTGATGGATGAGCCTACTTCAGCTTTAGACCCAATTGCCACAGCCAAGATTGAAGATTTGATTGAGAATTTAAAGAAAGATTATACTATTGTGATTGTAACCCATAGTATGCAGCAGGCTGCTCGTATATCTGATTATACAGCATTCTTCTATATGGGTGATTTAATTGAACATGGAGCTACAGAGAAGATCTTTGAAAAACCAGAAAATCAAAAGACTGAAGATTATATTACAGGTAGATTTGGATAA
- the phoU gene encoding phosphate signaling complex protein PhoU: MVRDTFHQKLEHLNQDLLKMGSMVEEAIHKAVTSLMEQDLELAKEVIANDDTLDDYEAKIEQECIQLIALQQPVAKDLRRIDMISKVVTDLERIGDLAQNIAMVTCELKSDKFVKPLVDIPRMAEIAQEMLRECLDAFVNSDVDKARNTAQMDDKVDMLDSQIFRELLTYMMEDPKSIRQGNYLLFVSRYLERAADHATNICERVIYMITADRESY; this comes from the coding sequence ATGGTAAGAGATACATTTCACCAAAAATTAGAACATTTAAATCAAGACCTTTTAAAGATGGGAAGTATGGTTGAAGAGGCGATTCATAAAGCGGTAACTTCTTTAATGGAACAAGATCTTGAATTGGCAAAAGAGGTTATTGCTAATGATGATACTTTAGATGATTATGAGGCTAAAATAGAACAAGAGTGTATTCAACTGATTGCTTTACAACAACCTGTAGCTAAAGACTTAAGAAGAATTGATATGATTTCTAAAGTCGTTACTGATTTAGAAAGAATAGGAGACTTAGCTCAAAATATTGCTATGGTTACTTGTGAACTTAAGAGTGACAAATTTGTTAAACCTTTAGTAGATATTCCCCGTATGGCTGAAATTGCTCAAGAGATGCTTCGAGAGTGTTTAGATGCTTTTGTTAATTCAGATGTTGATAAAGCAAGAAATACTGCTCAAATGGATGATAAGGTTGATATGTTAGATTCTCAAATCTTCCGTGAGCTCTTAACTTATATGATGGAAGATCCTAAGTCTATTAGGCAGGGCAATTATTTATTATTTGTTAGTAGGTATTTAGAAAGAGCAGCAGACCATGCAACTAATATTTGTGAAAGAGTTATATATATGATTACTGCTGATAGGGAGAGTTATTAG
- a CDS encoding bacteriohemerythrin, translating into MIAIKWKDDLLIGVEEIDQQHKEIFKRSNYFLNFLNNNEKEDKNTIIDEMENLFYFLTDYFVTHFSSEERLQEEYNYPDYEKHQFIHKNFIDKITELKFDFINENEDIHSLAVKLKEEVLVWLVEHINKEDKKVGEYINSSIEE; encoded by the coding sequence GTGATAGCTATTAAGTGGAAAGATGATTTATTGATAGGTGTTGAAGAGATTGATCAACAGCATAAAGAAATCTTCAAGAGAAGTAATTATTTTCTTAACTTCTTAAATAATAATGAGAAAGAAGATAAGAATACTATAATAGATGAGATGGAGAATCTATTTTACTTCTTAACTGATTATTTTGTAACTCACTTCAGTAGTGAAGAAAGGTTACAAGAGGAATATAATTATCCAGATTATGAAAAGCATCAATTTATACATAAAAACTTCATAGATAAGATAACTGAATTAAAATTTGATTTTATTAATGAGAATGAGGATATTCATTCTTTGGCTGTCAAGTTGAAAGAAGAAGTATTAGTTTGGTTGGTTGAACATATTAATAAAGAAGATAAGAAGGTAGGGGAATATATTAATAGCTCTATAGAAGAGTAA
- a CDS encoding ferritin family protein — protein sequence MGVKEESLELALKMEKESYHYYNNHIEGAENPLSRKVLESLAAQELDHMDKVKKIAANKSIEENDYQPEDIESQIQKVFESFSAAEREDWKESNTNIYRHAMELEQDTYEIYERLAKQTGDDTERKFFEALMQEEEWHYESLENVFNYFENTGDFYATDESQTWPWMNI from the coding sequence ATGGGAGTTAAAGAAGAGTCCTTAGAACTAGCACTTAAGATGGAAAAGGAGAGCTATCACTACTATAATAATCATATAGAGGGAGCAGAAAATCCTTTATCTCGCAAAGTTTTGGAGAGTCTAGCTGCTCAAGAGTTAGATCATATGGATAAGGTCAAAAAGATAGCTGCTAACAAATCTATTGAGGAGAATGATTATCAACCTGAAGATATTGAAAGTCAAATTCAGAAGGTATTTGAGAGTTTTTCAGCAGCCGAGCGTGAAGACTGGAAAGAGAGTAATACAAATATCTATCGCCATGCTATGGAATTAGAACAGGATACTTATGAGATTTATGAGAGATTAGCTAAACAGACTGGGGATGATACAGAGAGAAAGTTCTTTGAAGCTTTAATGCAGGAAGAAGAATGGCATTACGAATCCTTAGAAAATGTCTTCAATTACTTTGAAAATACAGGTGATTTTTATGCCACTGATGAGAGCCAAACTTGGCCTTGGATGAATATTTGA
- the mnmA gene encoding tRNA 2-thiouridine(34) synthase MnmA: MDKRPEDTRVVIGMSGGVDSSVAALLLKEQGYDVIGVFMKNWDEEDENGVCPAEEDYEDVRRVCAQIGIPYYIVNFEKQYWDRVFTYFLNEYKAGHTPNPDVMCNKEIKFKEFLNHALKLDADYLATGHYAQVEKSEGEYKLIKGVDNNKDQSYFLCMLNQRQLSKTLFPLGHLEKSKVREIAKEAGLATAEKKDSTGVCFIGERDFKEFLTNYIPAQKGEIRNRKGEVLGKHDGVMYYTIGQRRGLGISGHEPYFVIDKDAKENILYVGQGAEHELLFSHGLVALEPHWTSGNEPKFPLKCTAKFRYRQPDQEVVVYKNSNDELLVTFAKKQRAITPGQFAVFYQGNICLGGAVIDKPIKSKEEVNRIINELNQ; encoded by the coding sequence ATGGATAAAAGACCTGAAGATACAAGAGTAGTGATTGGAATGTCAGGAGGTGTTGACTCCTCAGTAGCTGCCCTATTATTAAAAGAACAAGGATATGATGTAATTGGAGTCTTTATGAAGAACTGGGATGAAGAAGATGAAAATGGTGTCTGCCCTGCTGAAGAGGATTATGAGGATGTAAGACGGGTCTGTGCTCAAATTGGAATACCTTACTACATAGTTAATTTTGAGAAACAGTATTGGGATAGAGTATTTACCTATTTTCTTAATGAGTATAAGGCTGGACACACCCCTAATCCCGATGTAATGTGTAACAAAGAGATTAAATTCAAAGAGTTTCTCAACCATGCCCTTAAATTAGATGCTGATTACCTAGCTACTGGACATTATGCTCAAGTAGAGAAGTCAGAAGGAGAATATAAATTAATCAAAGGTGTGGATAATAATAAAGATCAGAGTTATTTTCTATGTATGCTCAACCAGCGACAGTTATCTAAAACACTCTTCCCCTTAGGTCACTTAGAAAAATCTAAAGTTCGTGAAATAGCTAAAGAAGCTGGACTAGCTACCGCTGAAAAGAAGGACAGTACAGGGGTTTGTTTTATTGGTGAACGGGACTTTAAAGAGTTCTTAACTAATTATATCCCTGCTCAAAAAGGAGAAATTAGAAATAGAAAAGGAGAAGTCTTAGGTAAGCATGATGGAGTAATGTACTATACAATAGGTCAACGCCGCGGCTTAGGAATTAGTGGACATGAGCCTTACTTTGTAATCGATAAGGATGCTAAAGAGAATATATTATATGTTGGACAAGGTGCAGAACATGAATTATTATTTTCCCATGGCTTAGTAGCATTAGAACCCCACTGGACTAGTGGTAATGAACCTAAATTCCCTTTAAAATGTACAGCTAAATTTAGATATCGCCAACCTGACCAAGAGGTTGTTGTTTATAAGAACTCTAATGATGAACTTTTAGTCACCTTTGCTAAAAAACAAAGAGCAATTACACCAGGACAATTTGCAGTATTTTATCAAGGTAATATCTGCCTTGGTGGAGCTGTAATTGATAAGCCTATTAAGAGTAAAGAAGAAGTCAACAGGATAATTAATGAATTGAACCAATAA